GGCAGCAAATACTAACAGTCCACCCATTGTTGAGGTATTAACCCCAAGAATAGACATTACAATTGAAGCAACCAGTAATATGGCAAAGTTGGTTGCGATCAACAAAAATATACGCTTCATTTAAGCTCCTGTATGGCAAAAGTGCCGATTTTTCATTGTTACTAAAGACATAATATGTCCAAAAAAATTAAATTCAAGCTTAGTTGTATTAAAAAAAATTTATACTCTTTTATGAGCTGACAAAACAGAGACTTGAAATTCAAGCGAGCTGAGTCTAGGGAGGTTTGATTAATTGAAACTGAAAAATAACCGCCAAAAACAAACTCTGTGTCGACAATGGTTAATCTTTGTTAAACTGTCGAAAACAATGAACAAAAAGGACTTTTTATGACCATTAATGCGTTAATGCTGAGTGCTTCACGCGTCGGTGACTCTGCTTATTTAACTCATGCTGTTGAGCTTATTCGTCCATTAACCCAACCTGGGCAACAGTGGCTATTTATTCCCTATGCGGGAGTCAGTGTTAGCTACGATGAATATTTGACAAAAGTACAGACTGCACTTGAACCACTGTCAATAACCATTAACAGTATTCATCAATTTGCCGACCCAAAACAAGCAATTCAAGATGCGGCCGGAATTTTGGTTGGCGGTGGTAATACATTTCAATTACTTAACGAATTATATCGTTACGACTTAGTGCATTTAATCCGTGAACAAGTACAAAGTGGTATGCCGTACATTGGCTGGAGTGCCGGCTCAAACATTACTGGAGCCAGCATTCGTACCACCAATGATATGCCAATTGTTGAACCACCATCATTTACCGCCTTAGGTATACTGCCGTTTCAATTAAATCCGCATTACACTAATTGCCAGCTGCCGGGTCATAATGGTGAAACGCGCGCGCAACGCTTGTTAGAATTTACCTTAGTTGATCCTTTAACGCCGGTTATCGGAATCCAAGAAGGCAGCGCCCTATGGCGTCAAGGTGAAACATTAAAATTAATTGGCAATGAAGTAGCTTACTTATTCCATGGTAAGCAACAAGAAGTCGAGATAGCGGCTAATAGCGATTTATCTGATTACTTATAATTGAGCTATCTGTACAGATACTTATCGATAACTTACTAAAATCCACTAAACCTAAACCATTGAGCTTTATCTATAAGCTCAATGGCAGTTAATGTTGAGTGATTGGCCATTAAAAGTTACTGGCGACTGTTTGCTGATTAATACTTAGTATGAAAAGTTACTGGTTACTCAGTATCATACTGATTTCGTCACTCGGTATGTCGGTTAAGTATTCAACAAATTCGACTTCAAATCCGTTTGGGTCTATAAAGTAACGGCTTTTATAAAAAGGGTCATGACCACCGATGATCGCCACCTCAAAACCGACCAAGGCCAATCTTGCCACTAATGCATCAATATTATCGACTACATAGGCAAAGTGTGCCAAACCTAATGCATTACTTTTAAGATCGCGAGCTTCCCCTGTCCCCGAATCATTTAACGACAAATAATGATAATCATCACCAAAATGTAGCCATTTTCTTGGTGTACCATGCCAAATAGATTCGCCACCACCACGCACTCGCCAATGCGGAAATGCGGCTTTATAAAATACTAATGACTCGTCTAAGTCATTCACTACTAAATTTAAATGTTCTAATCGCATCTCTTATCTCCTTATTAATAATTCAACACAGCTTAATACCTCAAGTTAACTTGAGGTAAAGGATTATTTTTGCCAAAATGATAAAAAATAGTTGGAATAATAATGGAAGCAGAATTAAGTGTTGGCCAAGTTGCAAAGCGTTGTGGGATCAATGTGTCCGCTATCCACTTCTATGAACAAAAGGGCTTAATCAGTAGTTGGCGAAATCAAGGCAATCAACGTCGTTATGCACGAGACGTTATTAGGCGCATATCGCTCATTAAAGCGGCGCAGCAATTAGGGATATCACTTGATGAAATACACCTTGCTTTCGCGAGTCTACCCAGTGGAAGAACAGCGACTAAAGAAGATTGGGCTGATTTATCCAATGCTTGGAAACAATCACTAACCCAAAGGATTATTAAGATGCAAAAATTAAAAGACTTATTAGAAGGTTGTATTGGTTGTGGTTGTTTATCGATGAAAAACTGTCCACTGTATAATCCTGATGATTTGCTCGCTAAACAAGGGCCAGGACCGGTGCTATTAAACAACCAAGACACAGAATAACGATTAGACTAATAAATTTTGAACACAAAAAAGCCTAGTGTAAAAACTAGGCGTAAGCAATGAGCTAAAAATGGGGAGGGAGATAACACTAAAGGTTGTGAATATGGCTTAAATATTAGATTACACTTAAGCCACATATACACCAAGCTAACAATAAAGGTTTAGCCGAGCGTGTTTGTTGCGACAATATCAATTTTACGTGGTTTCATCGCTTCTGGAATTTCACGAATCAAATCGATATTGAGTAAACCGTGTTCTAAGTCCGCCCCAATCACTCGCACATGATCAGCTAGTTGGAAAGTGCGTTCAAAGCCTCGTTCAGCAATGCCTTGATGTAAATATTTTCGTTCATCACTTTTAGCAGTCTTATTGCCTTTAACTAACAATTTTTCGCCTTCGCTCATGATATCTAATTCAGGCATAGAAAAACCTGCAACAGCCATAGTGATCCGATAACGGTTTTCACCTAAAAGCTCAATATTATAAGGAGGATAACCAGTGTTAGCATTATTGGCTGCTGCATGTTCAGCAAGTTGCGCTAAACGATCAAAACCAATCGCACTACGATAAAGAGGAGTTAAATCTGGAGAAATATTAAAATTACGCATGTTCATACCCTTGTCTAAAGCAATATGTAAAAATGACCACTGTTTGTGTTAGTGGTGTTACGAGTTTACAGTCCTTTCGGCACTGTGTTAGCAAGTTTACTGAAACCTCAATCGAGCATTTCGTTAATCGTTCCTGCTACATAATTATATATATGGATGACAGAAAATATAACAAGTGTCGCAGGTGAAAAAATAATATTTAAGTCATAAAAATCATAAAATAGACTATAAAATCAGTGAACTAAAAAATAACTATTTTAGATAATAATCAGTGGTATTAAGTTGATTTCACAATGATGACTTTTGTCACTGGTAATTTTGATTGAAGTCGTCACAATAATAGACAACAAAACACATCAATCTGCACTCAGGATAAGAGATGAGCATATGGTGGTAAAGATCATAAATTTAGACGTTAACCACTATCAAACTAGTCATCTGTTTTACTCATAAGGCAAATTGAAGCGTTAATAGCTGCTCTATTGCAGGTTAATTTAACGAAGTTAGCAAAGTAACAGGCTATTTAATAAGACTAATAAGGACATTTTATGAACCCAGCAACAATGGCATTACTGATCCCAATTTTGGCTATTTTGGGCAGTTTTATAGTGAGCATAATGAAACTTAGAGAGCGCCAAGCTCGTGCCACAACAGACCAAGCAACCAACAATAAAGCCCTACATGATGAAATAAGCGCCCTACGTAAACGGATTGAAGTGCTTGAGCGTGTTGTAACCGAAGACGCATACGATCTAAAACAAAAAATTAATAATGCATAAGTTGTTTTGAACACTATTAGCATCGAGTCAATTGCAGACTATTTTAAATTGCTCAGGTTTAAGGCATAAAACAAAAAGGCCACTCGAGTAGAGTGGCCTTGCTGTGTTCTTTGGCCCCAAGAACTGACCTACTCTCGCATGGGTTTGTAGGCAACACTGGTCAATGGTTTAGGTCCAAGAACAGCTCTCAGGCACAAATTACAGACGTAAAAAAGCCCGCTACATAATAGCGGGCTGTTTCATGACTCTTTCAAGTCAAATAGGCGCCTAAAAATGACCTACTCTCGCATGGGCATATCATCCACACTGATTAATTGCTTAGATGTAAGGCACAAACAAAAAGGCCACTCGGTTAGAGTGGCCTTGCTGTAGTATTTAGCGCCTAGAACTGACCCACTCTTGCATGGGCATACTGGCCACACTGACTAATTGCTTAGATGTAAGGCACAAACAAAAAGGCCACTCGGTTAGAGTGGCCTTGCTGTAGTATTTAGCGCCTAGAACTGACCCACTCTTGCATGGGCATACTGGCCACACTGACTAATTGCTTAGATTTAAGACACAAAACAAAAAGGCCACTCGAGTAGAGTGGCCTTGCTGTTTTATTTGGCGCCTGGAAATGACCTACTCTCGCATGGGGAGACCCCACACTACCATCGGCGATACTGTGTTTCACTTCTGAGTTCGGAATGGGATCAGGTGGTGCCACAGCTCTATGGTTTCCAGACAAATTTTGTTTATCTAACGCAGTTATTGCATTAAATAATAATTCGGAAAGCTGATTGCTTTATTGAGTCTCTCGCACTGCTTAAGCGCTTTATTCTAACACTAAGTCGTATCAGTAAAACCCATCTGGGTTGTATGGTTAAGCCTCACGGGTCATTAGTACAAGTTAGCTCAACGCCTCACAACGCTTACACACCTTGCCTATCAACGTAGTAGTCTCCTACGGCCCTTTAGAGAGCTTAAAGCTCTAGGGATGACTCATCTTGGGGCTCGCTTCCCGCTTAGATGCTTTCAGCGGTTATCGATTCCGAACGTAGCTACTGGGCAATGCCATTGGCATGACAACCCAAACACCAGCGGTTCGTCCACTCCGGTCCTCTCGTACTAGGAGCAGCTCCCTCAATCATCCAACGCCCACGGCAGATAGGGACCGAACTGTCTCACGACGTTCTGAACCCAGCTCGCGTACCACTTTAAATGGCGAACAGCCATACCCTTGGGACCGACTTCAGCCCCAGGATGTGATGAGCCGACATCGAGGTGCCAAACACCGCCGTCGATATGAACTCTTGGGCGGTATCAGCCTGTTATCCCCGGAGTACCTTTTATCCGTTGAGCGATGGCCCTTCCATTCAGAACCACCGGATCACTATGACCTACTTTCGTACCTGCTCGACGTGTATGTCTCGCAGTTAAGCTGGCTTATGCCATTGCACTAACCGTACGATGTCCGACCGTACTTAGCCAACCTTCGTGCTCCTCCGTTACTCTTTGGGAGGAGACCGCCCCAGTCAAACTACCCACCAGGCACTGTCCTCAACCCCGATAGGGGCCAGAGTTAGAACATCAAAACTACAAGGGTGGTATTTCAAGATTGACTCCACTCAGACTAGCGTCCAAGCTTTCAAAGTCTCCCACCTATCCTACACATGTAGGTTCAATGTTCAGTGCCAAGCTATAGTAAAAGGTTCACGGGGTCTCTTTCCGTCTAGCCGCGGGTATACGGCATCTTCACCGCAATTTCAACTTCACTGAGTCTCGGCTGGAGACAGCGTGGCCATCATTACGCCATTCGTGCAGGTCGGAACTTACCCGACAAGGAATTTCGCTACCTTAGGACCGTTATAGTTACGGCCGCCGTTTACCGGGGCTTCGATCATGAGCTTCTCCGAAGATAACCCAATCAATTAACCTTCCGGCACCGGGCAGGCGTCACACCGTATACGTCATCTTGCGATTTTGCACAGTGCTGTGTTTTTGATAAACAGTTGCAGCCACCTGGTATCTGCGACTCCCGTCAGCTTAGAGAGCAAGTCTCATCACCAACAGGAGCGTACCTTCTCCCGAAGTTACGGTACCATTTTGCCTAGTTCCTTCAGCCGAGTTCTCTCAAGCGCCTTGGTATTCTCTACCCGACCACCACCTGTCGGTTTGGGGTACGATTCCGCTAACCTGAAGCTTAGAAGATTTTCCTGGAAGCATGGCATCAACTACTTCATCACCTTAGTGACTCGTCATCAGCTCTCAGCCTGTACATTGAAGTACGATTTCCCGGATTTGCCTAAGAAATCAACCTACCACCTTAAACGCGGACTACCAACGCCGCGCTAGCCTAGCCTTCTCCGTCTCTCCATCGCAGTTAGCGGAAGTACAGAAATATTAATCTGTTTCCCATCGATTACGCCTTTCGGCCTCACCTTAGGGGTCGACTCACCCTGCCCCGATTAACGTTGGACAGGAACCCTTGGTCTTCCGGCGAGGGAGTTTTTCACTCCCTTTATCGTTACTCATGTCAGCATTCGCACTTCTGATACGTCCAGTGTGGGTTACCCCTTCACCTTCAACCGCTTACAGAACGCTCCTCTACCGCGCACTTCTAATGAAATGCACCCGTAGCTTCGGTGGTATGTTTAGCCCCGTTAAATCTTCCGCGCAGGCCGACTCGACTAGTGAGCTATTACGCTTTCTTTAAATGATGGCTGCTTCTAAGCCAACATCCTAGCTGTCTAAGCCTTCCCACATCGTTCCCACTTAACATACACTTTGGGACCTTAGCTGACGGTCTGGGTTGTTTCCCTTTTGACAACGGACGTTAGCACCCGCTGTCTGTCTCCCGAGTAGTACTCATTGGTATTCGGAGTTTGCAAAGGGTTGGTAAGTCGGGATGACCCCTAGCCTTAACAGTGCTCTACCCCCAATGGTATTCGCTCGAGGCGCTACCTAAATAGCTTTCGAGGAGAACCAGATATCTCCGAGTTTGATTGGCCTTTCACCCCCAGCCACAAGTCATCCGCTCATTTTTCAACATAAGTCGGTTCGGTCCTCCAGTTGATGTTACTCAACCTTCAACCTGCCCATGGCTAGATCACTCGGTTTCGGGTCTACACCTTGCAACTAAACGCGCAGTTAACACTCGGTTTCCCTACGGCTCCGCTATTCGCTTAACCTCGCTACAAAATGTAAGTCGCTGACCCATTATACAAAAAAGGTACGCAGTCACGGTCTCAAGAACCGCTCCCACTGCTTGTACGTACACGGTTTCAGGTTCTATTTCACTCCCCTCACAGGGGTTCTTTTCGCCTTTCCCTCACGGTACTGGTTCACTATCGGTCAGTCAGGAGTATTTAGCCTTGGAGGATGGTCCCCCCCATATTCAAACAGGATGTCACGTGTCCCGCCTTACTCGTTTTCATCTATGGTTAGTTTTCGTGTACGGGGCTATCACCCTGTGCCGCTGAGCTTTCCAACTCATTCCACTAACACCCCATAGACTTAAGGGCTAATCCCCGTTCGCTCGCCGCTACTAGGGGGAATCTCGGTTGATTTCTTTTCCTCCGGGTACTTAGATGTTTCAGTTCCCCGGGTTTGCCTCACAACACTATGTATTCATGTTGTGATACATGCTTATGCATGTGGGTTTCCCCATTCGGATATCGTTAGCTCAAATGCTTATTACTAGCTCGCCAACGCTTTTCGCAAGTTATTACGTCCTTCATCGCCTCTGACTGCCAAGGCATCCACCGTATACGCTTGGTCACTTAACCATACAACCCAAATGAGTTTCACTTACGTGAGCTCTGGGTCATATCATGACCAGCTGGTTTTTACTTGTCTCACCTCCGGGTAGGAAGTGGACTCGCCTTAGTTTTTAGAATATTCAAGACACTTAAACAGTGTATTGAGAACTCAAGTGTTAATGCTTTCGCATTAACGTTTTTCGCACTAACGTAATCACACAAACGACAACGAATCATCATTCATGCGCCTTTAGTTAGTACTATCAGCTTTCCAAATTGTTAAAGAGCGGGCTTAAAAAAGCCAAAGATAAAATTTCGTTTATCTTTGGCATCTCTAACCTATGCATAAGCTTATCGTCATGATAAGTGTAAATGGTGGAGCTATGCGGGATCGAACCGCAGACCTCCTGCGTGCAAGGCAGGCGCTCTCCCAGCTGAGCTATAGCCCCATTTACATGCAGTTGAGATTTTACGTTTACCTTCAATGAAGGTCTCACCAAAAAATTGGTTTGCCAATCGTTTCTAATCAAGGCGGTTGATAGCGACATTTAGTAGACTAAATGAGTCATCATCCAACGCAGAGTAGGAAAGATTGGTGGGTCAGAGTGGACTTGAACCACCGACCTCACCCTTATCAGGGGGTGCGCTCTAACCAGCTGAGCTACAGACCCAACGTAATTTCTCTTTCTTCTATCAAGTAATCTGTGTGAACACTCACATGCATTGCTGCACTTTAGGTATTGAGTTAGTCGTATAGGTAAGGAGGTGATCCAGCCCCAGGTTCCCCTAGGGCTACCTTGTTACGACTTCACCCCAGTCATGAACCACAAAGTGGTGAGCGTTCTCCCGAAGGTTAAACTACCCACTTCTTTTGCAGCCCACTCCCATGGTGTGACGGGCGGTGTGTACAAGGCCGGGAACGTATTCACCGTGGCATTCTGATCCACGATTACTAGCGATTCCGACTTCACGGAGTCGAGTTGCAGACTCCGATCCGGACTACGACGTACTTTGTGAGATTAGCTCCACCTCGCGGCTTTGCAACCCTCTGTATACGCCATTGTAGCACGTGTGTAGCCCTACTCGTAAGGGCCATGATGACTTGACGTCGTCCCCACCTTCCTCCGGTTTATCACCGGCAGTCTCCCTAGAGTTCCCACCATTACGTGCTGGCAAATAAGGATAGGGGTTGCGCTCGTTGCGGGACTTAACCCAACATTTCACAACACGAGCTGACGACAGCCATGCAGCACCTGTCTCACAGTTCCCGAAGGCACAAGTCCATCTCTGGTCTCTTCTGTGGATGTCAAGAGTAGGTAAGGTTCTTCGCGTTGCATCGAATTAAACCACATGCTCCACCGCTTGTGCGGGCCCCCGTCAATTCATTTGAGTTTTAACCTTGCGGCCGTACTCCCCAGGCGGTCTACTTAATGCGTTAGCTTGGGAGCCCAGTGACTAAGTCACCAAACTCCGAGTAGACATCGTTTACGGCGTGGACTACCAGGGTATCTAATCCTGTTTGCTCCCCCACGCTTTCGTGCATGAGCGTCAGTCTTTGTCCAGGGGGCCGCCTTCGCCACCGGTATTCCTCCAGATATCTACGCATTTCACCGCTACACCTGGAATTCTACCCCCCTCTACAAGACTCTAGTTCGCCAGTTCCAAATGCAATTCCCAGGTTGAGCCCGGGGATTTCACATCTGGCTTAACAAACCGCCTGCGCACGCTTTACGCCCAGTAATTCCGATTAACGCTCGGACCCTCCGTATTACCGCGGCTGCTGGCACGGAGTTAGCCGGTCCTTCTTCTGTAGGTAACGTCACAGCAATGTGCTATTAACACATCACCTTTCCTCCCTACTGAAAGTGCTTTACAACCCGAAGGCCTTCTTCACACGCGGCATGGCTGCATCAGGGTTTCCCCCATTGTGCAATATTCCCCACTGCTGCCTCCCGTAGGAGTCTGGGCCGTGTCTCAGTCCCAGTGTGGCTGATCATCCTCTCAGAACAGCTAGGGATCGTCGCCTTGGTGAGCCATTACCTCACCAACTAGCTAATCCCACCTAGGTTCATCCAATCGCGGAAGGCCCGAAGGTCCCCTCCTTTCCCCCGTAGGGCGTATGCGGTATTAGCAGTCGTTTCCAACTGTTATCCCCCTCGACTGGGCAGATCCCTAGGCATTACTCACCCGTCCGCCGCTCGTCACCTCAGAAGCAAGCTCCCTTGTGTTACCGCTCGACTTGCATGTGTTAGGCCTGCCGCCAGCGTTCAATCTGAGCCATGATCAAACTCTTCAATTAAAGTTTTTTGAATCTTACGATTCGGCTCAATGAATTCTGATTGCTTATCTCACCGAAGCGAAATAAGTCTTTGTACATATTACTATGAACATTCATCGTTGCATTGAGTTTAAATTTTTTGATTGCCAACATTCCGAAGAACAGAAGACAATTTCGAATAACTCAATACCTGTGAATATCCACACAGATTACTTGATAAATTGTTAAAGAGCGGACCTGGTAACCTGCGTTAGACGCCGTGTTCCGTGTCAGTGGGGTGTATTATAGGGAAAACATTTTATAGCGCAAGCGTTTTTTAAAGTTTTTATGACGATTAAGACTCAACTGCGTACTATTTAAACTCAAAGCCACATTTAAGGATGTTTTTGCTGTATTTACGAACAAAAACGGCCAACTACAGCAGACCTTGAATATATTTTCCCTGCCTATAGAAGGCTTAAGATGTGCTTCATTGAGATTTAAGTAGCTAATTTGGCTTGTTGAGGCTAAATATTTACTCAAGCAAGGTTAATACAGTGTTAACTCAACTGTATATTCGTCTCAACACACAAGATATAGGTATTTTTAATTTTACTGCCAGCAAAAGCAAAACGAAGAAAGCGGTTTATAGATGAATAACAGTCAACCGATGTTCATATATAAGTAGGTTAATGCTTATATATGAACAGGTAGGAGATATTTTTTTGCTTATCGGCAATAAACAGACACTTTCGTTTATCGGTTTGATGAGGGATTTGTAGACTATGACAGTAATTGATTTAATAAACTCGGTACATCAGCAATGCTATCAACCACGGCACTAGCAAGATTAATACCCGCTTCATCGACTACTTTACCTGAGCGAACCAAAATAGTGGTATTGATTCCAGCGGCTTTTGCTGCGCGCATATCATCAGCCTTATCCCCAACCATCACTGATTGGCTCATGTCTATTTTCAAGAATTCAGCGGCAGTGGTCAACATACCTGGTTTCGGTTTACGACACTCACAATCTTGCTTGTATTCGCCTAGGCCTTTTTCTGGATGATGTGGGCAATAATAAATACCATCAAGATCGACACCTTTATCGGCAAAGTTCCAATCCATCCATTCTGTTAAATGATGAAAATCATCTTCACTGTACATGCCACGAGCAATACCAGATTGGTTGGTGACAACGACTAATAGGTAACCCTTTTGCTTTAACGCTAAACACGCTTCAAATACACCCTCTATATATTCAAACTCGTCCACAGTATGGACATAACCATTGTCTTTATTGATCACGCCATCACGATCGAGAAATACTGCTTTATTCAATCTAACACTCCTTAAACGCTATACTGGGCTGATTATCCCATTGAGATGAATTTGGGGCCAGACAATCTGGATATTTTTATTAATTTGTTTAATTACCACCTTTATATGCATAATTGTATAGGTTTCACTTTATAAAGCGGCCTCTAAGCGGTACCCTTGCTCGAAGATATTAGTGATTATTATAGAATACATGAGCAATATACCTCCTATTATTCATAAAACTCGAACGCAACTTGTTGTTGAGGCGCTTCGTGAACAGATCCTTTCTGGTGATATTCAGGGAGGTGAACCGCTTCGACAATCTGCTATCGCAGAGCAATTGAACGTGAGTCGCATTCCTGTGCGTGAAGCTCTAGTACAATTAGAAGCAGAAGGTTTAATCAATTTCGAACCACATAAAGGTGCAACCGCAACTCTGTTATCAGTTGAGCAAGTCACTGAGTTATTTGAATTACGTGCAATGATAGAATCAGATTTATTAGCTAAGGCAATTCCTAAATTGTCTGATAATGATCT
The Shewanella vesiculosa DNA segment above includes these coding regions:
- the pepE gene encoding dipeptidase PepE, whose translation is MTINALMLSASRVGDSAYLTHAVELIRPLTQPGQQWLFIPYAGVSVSYDEYLTKVQTALEPLSITINSIHQFADPKQAIQDAAGILVGGGNTFQLLNELYRYDLVHLIREQVQSGMPYIGWSAGSNITGASIRTTNDMPIVEPPSFTALGILPFQLNPHYTNCQLPGHNGETRAQRLLEFTLVDPLTPVIGIQEGSALWRQGETLKLIGNEVAYLFHGKQQEVEIAANSDLSDYL
- a CDS encoding VOC family protein, giving the protein MRLEHLNLVVNDLDESLVFYKAAFPHWRVRGGGESIWHGTPRKWLHFGDDYHYLSLNDSGTGEARDLKSNALGLAHFAYVVDNIDALVARLALVGFEVAIIGGHDPFYKSRYFIDPNGFEVEFVEYLTDIPSDEISMILSNQ
- a CDS encoding Hsp20 family protein: MRNFNISPDLTPLYRSAIGFDRLAQLAEHAAANNANTGYPPYNIELLGENRYRITMAVAGFSMPELDIMSEGEKLLVKGNKTAKSDERKYLHQGIAERGFERTFQLADHVRVIGADLEHGLLNIDLIREIPEAMKPRKIDIVATNTLG
- the gmhB gene encoding D-glycero-beta-D-manno-heptose 1,7-bisphosphate 7-phosphatase, translated to MNKAVFLDRDGVINKDNGYVHTVDEFEYIEGVFEACLALKQKGYLLVVVTNQSGIARGMYSEDDFHHLTEWMDWNFADKGVDLDGIYYCPHHPEKGLGEYKQDCECRKPKPGMLTTAAEFLKIDMSQSVMVGDKADDMRAAKAAGINTTILVRSGKVVDEAGINLASAVVDSIADVPSLLNQLLS
- the soxR gene encoding redox-sensitive transcriptional activator SoxR, whose product is MEAELSVGQVAKRCGINVSAIHFYEQKGLISSWRNQGNQRRYARDVIRRISLIKAAQQLGISLDEIHLAFASLPSGRTATKEDWADLSNAWKQSLTQRIIKMQKLKDLLEGCIGCGCLSMKNCPLYNPDDLLAKQGPGPVLLNNQDTE